GTCATCGACATCAAGAAGCATGTGATCTGCCCGTCCTGCCACGGCACCAAGACCGAGCCGGGCACGCACCCCGCCACCTGCCCCTCCTGCGGCGGCGCGGGACAGGTACGGCGTCAGGCCGGTTTCTTCGCCATCCAGACGCCGTGCGGCGCCTGCCAGGGAACCGGACAGATCATCAAGAACCCGTGCAAGAAGTGCAAAGGCTCCGGCAAGCAGGTGGAAAAGAAAGAACTGAAAGTGAAAATTCCCGCCGGCATCGACGAGGGGCAACACCTCCGCCTCGTCGGCGAAGGGGAGCCGGGAAGCCTGGGAATGCCGGACGGCGACCTCTATGTGGTGATCGAAGTGGAAAAACACGAAAAGTTCGAGCGCCACGGCGACGACCTCGCCACCCGCGCGGGCATCAGCTTTCCGGTGGCGGCGCTGGGCGGCGAACTGGATGTGCCGACGATTTATGGAACCACCGTGAAACTGGAAATCCCGCGCGGCACGCCAAGCCACAAACTCTTCCGCATCAAAGGGGAAGGGATGCCGGTACTCCAGCGGCGCGGCAAGGGCGATCTCCATGTGCAGGTGGTGATCGAGGTTCCCGACAAACTGACAAAAGAACAGGAAGCCCTGTTGCGCGACTTCGCCAAGATCAGCGGCGAAAACGTCAAGAAGGGCGGCATATTCAGCGGCCTGCGGGGGTAATACGCGTCATTCCCGCGCCGTGCGCAGATACGGGGTAAACTTCAACGGAAACCCCCGAAAGTTAAATTCAAAACAATCCCGCGGTTCCTTAATTGTATCCCCGCCCGGAGATGGTTAAAATGGGCCGATGCGTAACAACTTCAACGGCCACGGCAATCAACGGGGCGGATCCGCGCGTTTCATTCACAACTCCTTTTCCTCCGCCATGCCCGTGGAGACAAAATAGCCGTGGAACTCCTTTCCGTTTTCAACATCCTGCTGGCGCTGACGCTCGCCCCCCTATTGCCGGGAATCATCAACCGCACCAAAGCCTTTTTCGCCGGGCGGGCGGGCCAACCGCTGCTGCTCCCCTACTTCGACATTGCCCGCCTGCTGCGCAAAGGGGCGGTCTACAGCACAACCACCACGTGGCTGTTCCGCGCCGGGCCGGTGGCGGGGCTGGCCACGGCCGCCGCGGCGTTGACCATCGTTCCCGCGCTGGGGCAGCCCGCGCTGATCTCTTTCAAGGGGGATATTTTTTTGCTGGCCTGTCTGCTGGGGGCGGGCCGCTTTTTCACCGTGCTGGCGGCGCTTGATACCGGCTCCAGTTTCGAGGGGATGGGGGCCAGCCGTGAAACGCTTTACGCTGCGTTGGCCGAGCCCGCGCTGCTGGTCGGCCTGGCGGCTCTGGCGCTGGTTACCGGCGATCTATCCATTTCCGGCATATACGCCGGCATATCGGGAAAAGTTTTCGCCAGCATCGTGCCGGTCCGCGCGCTGGTGGCGGTGGCCCTTATGCTGGTCTTTTTGGCCGAGAACTCCCGCATCCCCTTTGACGATCCCACAACCCATCTGGAACTGACGATGGTGCATGAGGTAATGGTTCTGGACCACGGCGGGCCGGATCTGGGGCTGATACAGTACGGAGCGGCGCTCAAGATGTGGCTGATCGGATCGCTGGTGGCGGGAGTGATGTTCCCGATGGCGGGGGGGCCGCACGCCACCGTGGTATACCTCTGCGCCATGTTCGCGCTGGCCATCGGAACCGGCGTGGCGGAGTCGATGATGGCGCGCTTCAAAATGCCGCGTGTGCCGCAGTTGCTGGTGGCGGCCGGCGCGGCTTCGTTTTTGGCCGTTATTTTGGCGGCGCGGTAGATCATGGGGGGCGTCATCGATTTCGTGATGTTCCTGCTGGTGGCGACGAATCTGGCCTTGCTGGAATCGAGCCGCCTGAAAACCTGCATCTGGCTGGTCGCCTTTCAGGGAATGGCGCTCGGTTTCCTGCCGGTGCTGGTGGGCTACAGCCACGCCGGCGAAATCGGTCTGCACGCGGTATTCGTGGGGTTAATCAGCATCATCCTCAAGGGCATAATATTTCCGCTGCTGCTGATGCTCGCCGTGCATAAAGCAAACGTGCGGCGCGAGATCGAGCCGTTTGTCAGTTATAACGTCAGCATCATCATCGGGGTGGCGGCGCTGGCCGCCTCCATCTGGCTGTCACGCTACCTGAACATTCCGGCGTCCGCCGGGGGATCGCTGGCGGTGCCGCTGGCGTTCTTCACCATTTTCGTCGGCCTGCTCATCATCACCAGCCGCAAAAAGGCGATCACGCAGGTGGTGGGCTACCTCGTGCTTGAAAACGGCATCTTCACCTTCGGCTTCGCGGTGATGCCGCACGCGCCCTTTGTGGTGGAACTGGGCATCCTGCTCGATCTGCTGGTGGCGGTATTTGTCATGGGGATCATGATCTTGCACATCAGCGCCACCTTCGACCACATCGACGTAAGCCGCATCAGCACGTTGGGAGACGAATGATCACGCTGCTGATCGCCATGCCGGCCGTCGCGGCCCTTGCCGCCGTTCTGATGAAAAACCATATCAGACGCCGCCGCATGATGGCGGCAACGGCGTTGCTGCACCTTTGCCTCACGTTCGCCGCGGCGGACGAGGGCGGCGGCATCGATGGATGGCTGGGGCTGGACAGCATCGGTTTCATTTTCCTCGGCATCACCAGCGTCCTCTTCCTCGCCGCCGCCGTCTATGCGTTGGGCTACCTCGCCGCCGAGAAGGAGAAGCATCCGCCGCGAACCGATTTCGTGGAATCAAAAACAGTGTTCGCCAACATGCCGGAGGCCATCTTCACCGCCTGCCTGCTGCTGTTCCTCTCCACCCTGACGCTGGCCTGCGCCGCGCAAAACTTCGGGCTTCTCTGGGTGGCCATCGAGGCGACGACGCTGGCCACCACGCCGCTCATCTACTACCACCGCCACCACCGTTCGCTGGAAGCGGCCTGGAAATACCTGCTGGTCAGTTCGGTCGGCATCGCGCTGGCGCTGCTGGGCACCATGTTCCTCGCCGTTTCCGCCATGCGGCCCGACAGCGTGGAGGTATCCATGTCGCTGGCCGATTTCCTGCGGGCCGCGCCGGGCCTGGATCACATGTGGCTCAAGGGGGCGTTCATCTTCCTGCTGATAGGCTACGGCACCAAGATGGGCCTGGCTCCGATGCACGCGTGGCTGCCGGACGCGCACAGCGAATCCCCCTCCATCGTCTCGGCGCTGCTCTCCGGCGCGCAGCTCAATTGCGCGTTTTTGGGCATCGCCCGAGGTCTGCAGGTCTGCGCCGCGGCGGGCCAAGGGCCCTTCGCGCGGGAACTGCTGATTTGGTTCGGCATCGTTTCGATGGCGGCGGCGGCGGTCTTCATACTCGCGCAGGCCGATTACAAACGGATGCTGGCCTATAGCAGCGTGGAACACATGGGCATCCTCGCGCTCGGCATCGGGCTGGGGGGCGCGGGATCCTTCGGGGCGATGCTGCACGCGGTGAATCACTCCCTTGCCAAGGGAATGCTCTTCCTGCTGGCGGGCAACATCCTGGCCATCTACAAAACCAAATCGGCGCACGACGTTACCGGTATTTTAAAAGTATCGCCGGTGAACGGCGCGCTCTGGCTCATCGGCCTTTTCGCCATCGCCGGTTCGCCCCCGTTCGGCCTGTTCGTCAGCGAAATAACCATTCTGCGGGCCGCGTTGGACGGCGGGCGGACGGCGGTGGCGGCGCTCTACCTTATCCTCCTGGCGCTGGTGTTCATCGGCATGGCCTCGCCAATGCTGGCGATGGCCGGCGGCGCGCCGGGGAAAGCACACGCGGAACGCCACTCCCCCGCCACCATCATCCCCATCGTCGCGCTGGCCGGGCTGACACTGCTGTTGGGACTCTGGCTCCCCCATCCCCTGCTCCAAATGCTGCACGGCGCCAGCCGCTTGCTGGGAGGTTCGTAATATGAAAAGCCGCCTCACATTACGCAATGCCGAAGCTGCTCCGCTGAAATTGATAGAACCGTTCGACGCGGCCGTCTTCGCCGAACGCGTACAGCGCGACATCAAGGGGGGCTACCGGCTTGTCTCGTTCTTCGCCCACAAGACCGGCGCGCAAAACGCCCGCCTGTACGCCGTGATCGCCTACGACGGCGACGGCCTTCTCCGCGTGGCCGCCACCGATGTGGCCGGCGCATTCGGTTCCCTCACCCCGGATACGCCGCAGGCGCACCTGTTTGAGCGGGAGATATTCGAGCAGACCGGCATCATCCCCAAAGGGCATCCGTGGCTCAAGCCGGTGCGCTTCGCCACGGCATCCCCCGAAGAGATGGGGATAATGAAATTCCACCGTGTGGAAGGGGCGGCCGTACACGAGGTGGCCGTCGGCCCGGTGCATGCCGGCATCATAGAGCCGGGCCACTTCCGCTTCCAGTGCGAAGGCGAAACCGTGCTGCACCTGGAGACGGCGCTGGGCTACCAGCACCGCGGCGTGGAACGCGCCCTGAAAAACGGGCCGGACAAGCGGAGCATCCACTACGCCGAAACCCTCGCGGGGGACACCACCATCGGCCACGCCACCGCCTGGTGCCAGGCGCTGGAGGCGCTGGCCGGCGTGGAAATTTCCTTCCGGGCGCGCGCGATACGCGAGATCGCGCTGGAGCTGGAGCGGCTGGCCAACCATGTGGGGGATATCGGAGCGCTCGCGGGCGACATCGGCTTCCTCCCCACCGCCGCGTGGTGCGGACGGCTGCGGGGCGATTTTCTGAACATGACCGCCGTTATCTGCGGCAACCGCTTCGGCCGCGGACTGGTGAGGCCCGGCGGCGTGGCGTTCGACATCGCCAAGCCGCGGGTAACCGACATCCTCAACCGCCTCGATGCGGCTTATGAGGGACTGGACGCCGCCGTGCCGCTGCTGTTCGACACCCCGTCGGTACTTTCCCGCTTCGAGGAGACCGGACGCCTCTCGATCCGGCACGCGGTGGACCTCGGCCTTGTCGGCCCCGCCGCGCGCGCCTGCGGCATAGAACTCGACGTGCGCAAAAATTTTGTCCGCCGCCCCGAGCCGTCCACCCGCTTCACCATCAGCACCTGGAACACCGGGGACGTTTTCGCCCGCGGCATGGTGCGCTGGCTGGAAATCCAGCGCTCCATCGCCTATGTGCGCGACCGCATCCGCCTCTTGCCGGACGACGAACCGATGCGCCCGATGCAACCTCCGCGCCCCGCGCACTTCACCGTATCGCTGGTGGAGGGATGGCGCGGCGAGATATGCCACACCGCCATCACCGGCGGCGACGGAAAGTTGGCGCTTTACAAAGTGGTCGATCCATCCTTCCACAACTGGATGGGGCTGGCCGCCGCCATGCGGGGACAGCAAATCTCCGATTTCCCGCTCTGCAACAAAAGCTTCAACCTGAGCTACTGCGGCCATGACCTCTGAGGTGGATGATGGGACTGATTGACATCCTGTTCGCCCGCGCCCGGCAGGGATACCGCACGATAGGCTACCCGAAGGAGCCGCCGGCCATGCCGGAACTTTTTCAGGGACTGCCGGTGGTGCGGCAGGAACTCTGCCGGGCCGGTTGCGCCAAATGCGCGGACATCTGCCCCACCGGCGCGATTACCGTGCCGGCGCATATCAAAAACCCGGAACTGCTGCTGTTTGAAACCTCCGATGGCGCCGACGGCGGCGACGACAAACTGAGCCTCGACATGGGACGCTGCATATTCTGCGGTGAATGCGAAAAGGCCTGCGGCGGCAAAGCCATCGAATTCACGAAGGAGTACCGCTTGGCCGCGTCATCGCGCGAGGCACTTAAATTGACCGGCGAGACATACGAAAAAGCCAAGGCGCTGGACGAAAAAGCATTAAGGGTGTTCGGGCGGTCGCTCAAGCTGCGGCAGGTGAGCGCGGGCGGCTGCAACGCCTGCGAAGCCGACGTTAACGTCCTCAATACCGTGGTGTTCGACCTCGGGCGGTTCGGCATACAGTTCGCCGCCTCGCCGCGCCACGCCGACGGCCTGCTCATCACCGGGCCGGTGACGAAGAACATGGAACTGGCCCTGCGCAAAACCTGGGACGCCGTGCCGGAACCGAAGATCGTCATCGCCGTGGGAGCCTGCGCCATCAACGGCGGCCCGTACATCGGACATGGGGAAACCCGCAACGGCATCCCCTCGTGGCTGAAGGTCGATCTCTACATCCCCGGCTGCCCGCCGCACCCCATCACCATCCTCGATGGCCTCCTTCGCCTGCTCAACAAGCTGGAAGAGTGACTTTTCTCCCCCATAAAAGCCCGTCTGAAATTGGATACAACCCAAAAACCGAATAGGTACACCCCACCCACCTTTTGACAGATCAAATCACAACAACCAACTGATTTATTTACACATTCATCAACGGCACGGCTGTTGCTTTATAAAATGCAGGTATGAGTAAAAAAATCGAATCCAAACAAGCGGATACAAACGCGATAAACGGCGAAGATTTCTACGCGCAGGCGGCGGCAACCATGATTGGTGTGGTGGCGGCCTTGCTGGGCGGACTTTTCATCGCATAAAGGGGGAGAAAACAATGGGCGCGACCAGTTCGATATTCAATACACAGGATTTCGCGCGGCACTACACAAAGCAACGCCGCGCGGTGGTGATAAACAACGGCACACGGATTCAGCCGGCGGCCAAGCTGACCACCGGCTGGCCGGAAGTGCGGATACTGATCGTGGCGGGACTGCTGATCTGCTGCGCCAGCCTTGCCAAGATGATTGTTGGGATGCTCTGACCGGAACGATATGCCATGCACACGAACAGTTCGATCATGAGACTTCCCGCGATGACGCCGCCGGCGAGGGCGAGAACCGGCATCTTCAAGCGGAACGCGCGCAAGGTGGAACGCGAAATGATCGTCCACACTGAATTGGCGTTTCGGGCGCGGGAAAAGTTTCCGCTGGCCATGAGCCTGCTGAGTGTCGTCCGCTGGATGTCGAGGATGATAACGGGTCTCTGAGAAGAGCCCGGTATACAAAAGCCGTCCCGAACCTCTCTCCCTCCCTCAATTTCGGGACGGCTATTTTTTCCCCTTTTTCATAAGGAGGGAGAAAAGGCTCTTAGATCAAATTCCGCTTCACCAACTCTTCGGCGATCTGCACGGCGTTGAGCGCCGCCCCTTTGCGGATGTTGTCCGACACGATCCACATGGCCAGGCCGTGCTTCACCGCCGGGTCGCGCCGGATGCGGCCGACGAAGGTTTCGTCCTTCCCGGCCGCTTCGATTGCCAGCGGATAGAGGCGGTTTGCCAGGTCGTCCAAAACCTCCACGCCGGGGGCGGCCTTCAATATCCCGCGCGCCTCTTCGGGCGAAAGCTCACTTTCAAATTCCACGTTCACCGATTCGCTGTGGCCGTAGAAGACCGGCACCCGCACGCAGGTCGGCGACACCTCGATGGCGGGCGCCTCCATGATCTTGCGGGTCTCGTTTACCATCTTCTTTTCTTCCTTGGTGTAGCCGTCCGCCTCGAACACGTCTATCTGCGGGATGCAGTTGAACGCTATCTGGTGCGGAAAGGCCGCCTTCGTCACTCCCTTGAAGGAAAAAAGGTCGCGCACCTGCTGCGATAGTTCGTCCACCCCCTTCTGCCCCGCGCCGGAGACCGACTGGTAGGTGGAGACCACAATCCGCTTTATCTTCGCCTTCTTGTGCAGCGGATTCAAGGCCACCACCAACTGGATGGTGGAGCAGTTCGGGTTGGCTATGATCCCCTTCTTTTTATATTGGGCAATGGCGTGCGCGTTCACTTCCGGCACCACCAGCGGCACGTCCGGATCCATCCGCCACGCGCTGGAATTGTCGATAACCACCGCGCCGGCCTTCACCGCCGCCGGTGCGAACTGCTTGCTCCGGTCGCCGCCCGCGCTGAAAAGGGCTATCTCCACCCCCTTGAACGACGCTTCGGTGAGCTGCTCAACGTTGCAGGTGCGCCCGTTGAACTCAAGCTCTTTCCCCGCGCTGTTGGCGCTGGCGAGCATCTTTATGGTCTTGACCGGGAACTTGCGCTCCTCCAGAACCTTGATGAACTCCTGCCCCACCGCGCCGGTGGCGCCGGCGATGGCGATATTGTATTCGCGGCCCATTACAACTCCTTCACGATGAGATCGCCCATTTCAACGGTGCCGACCTTGGTGGCGCCGGGCGAATAGATGTCGCCGGTGCGGTAGCCCTTGTCTAAAACCTTTGCCACGGCGTTTTCAATAACGCGCGCGGCGTCGGAACGGTCGAAGGTGTACTCCAGCATCATCGCCATCGAAAGGATGGAGGCGATGGGATTGGCTATCCCCTTCCCGGCGATGTCCGGCGCGCTGCCGTGAATCGGCTCATACATCCCCTTCTTCCCGTTGAGGGATGCGGAGGGGAGCATGCCGATGCTTCCCGTCAACATCGAGGCTTCGTCGCTCAGGATGTCGCCGAAGATATTGCCGGTCACCATCACGTCGAACTGCTTCGGCGCGCGAACCAACTGCATGGCGGCATTATCCACATACATATGGCTGAGTTCGATATCGGGGTACTCCTTGTCGCGTACCTGCTGCACCACTTCGCGCCACAGCTCGGTGGTTTCCAGCACGTTCGCCTTGTCGATGCTGCAGACCTTGCGGCTCCGCTTGCGGGCGATATCGAACGCAACGCGGGCTATGCGGACTATTTCGGGGGTGGTGTAGACCATCGTGTTGATGCCGCGCTTGGTGCCGTCCGGCAGCGTCTCGACGCCGCGCGGCTTGCCGAAGTAGAGGTCGCCGGTCAGTTCACGCACCACCACCATGTCGATCCCTTCCACCACCTCGCGCTTGAGGGTGCTGGCGTCGACGAGCGGCGCGAACATCTTGGCCGGGCGGAGGTTGGCGTACAGGTCCAGCGCGGAACGCAGGCCGAGGAGGCCGCGCTCGGGGCGCACGCTGTAATCCAGCTTTTCCCACTTGGGGCCGCCGACCGCGCCGAGGAAAATGGCGTCGGCCTTCTTCGCCTTCGCCAGCGTATCTTCCGGCAACGGCGTGCCGAATTTGTCGTAGGCGGCGCCGCCCACGGGGGCCTCCACGTATTCAAAGCCGATTTTGAACTTTTTATCGATGGCGTTCAGCGCCTTCACCGCTTCCGCGGCCACTTCGGGGCCGATGCCATCGCCCGCGCACAGAGCTATCAAAGGCATGTCAGTTCACTCCCATCTTTTTCTTGATCGAGGCCATCAGCCCGCCCGCTTCGATAAGCTGCTGCATGAACGGCGGTATCGGCGCGGCCTGGTAACTTTCATTCCGTGTGATGTTCTTTATCACGCCGGTGTTCATATCCACTTCCAGTTCGTCGCCCGGCTTGATGCGGTCCGGCGCGTCGGCCGATTCAAAGATCGGCAACCCCATGTTGAATGCGTTGCGGTAAAAAATCCGCGCGAACGACTTGGCGATAACGCAGCTCACCCGCGCCCCCTTGATGGCAATCGGTGCGTGCTCGCGGCTGCTGCCGCAGCCGAAATTCTTTTGCGCCACGATCACGTCGCCCGCCTTCACCTTTTTGGGAAATTCCGGGTCGGCGTCTTCCATCACATGCTTCGCCAACTCCACCGGATCGATGGTGGTGAGGTAGCGGGCCGGTATGATAGCGTCGGTATCAACGTCCGCCCCGAACATATGGGCTTTCCCCTTCAATACTTTCTTGCTCACAGCACTTCCTCCGGCGACGAGATTTTGCCTAAAATCGCGGTGGCGGCGGCGACGGCCGGCCCGGCGAGGTAGACCTCGCTGGTGCGGTGACCCATGCGCCCCACAAAATTACGGTTGGTGGTGGTGAGGGCTTTTTCCCCCGCCCCCAGTATCCCCATGTGGCCGCCCAGGCACGGCCCGCAGGTGGGGGTGCTGACCACCGCTTCGGCGTCGATAAATACCTCCAGCAAACCGTCCTTCATCGCCTGCTTGTAAATGTCCTGCGTGGCGGGGATGACGATCATCCGCACCCCTTTGGCGACTTTCTTGCCGCGCATAAGGTCGGCGGCTATTTTCAAATCGCTGTAGCGGCCGTTGGTGCAGGAGCCGACCACCACTTGGTCAACCTTTACCGTGCCGACCTTGCCGATGGCGCGGGTGTTGCTCGGCAAGTGCGGGAACGCCACCTGCATCTCCATTGTGGCAAGGTCGATATCCATCCGCTCGCAGTACTTGGCGTCGGCGTCCGATGCGTAGTACTTCGGCGTCCGCTTGAAGCGGCCTTCCACATACGCCTTGGTCTTTTCGTCTGGGGTAAAGATGCCATTCTTGGCGCCGGCCTCAATCGCCATATTGCAGATGGTGAGCCGGTCGTCCAGCGAAAGGTGCCCGGCGCCATCGCCGGTATATTCCATCGCCTTGTAAAGCGCGCCGTCCACACCGATCTTGCCGATGATGTAAAGAATGACATCCTTGCCGGTGATCCACTTGGCCGGCTTGCCTTTCAGGTTGAAGAGCATGGTCTCCGGCACGCGATACCACGCCTCGCCGGTGATCATCGCGGCGGCAAGGTCGGTGCTGCCGACGCCGCTGGCGAACGCGCCCAACGCGCCGTAGGTGCAGGTGTGGCTGTCCGCGCCGATGACGAGGTCGCCGGGGCCGACAACTCCCTGTTCGGGAAGCAAGGTGTGCTCGACCCCCATGCGGCCCACATCCCAAAAGTGGGTGAGCTTCTGCTCAAGGGCGAACTCGCGCACCAGCTTCACCTGGTTGGCGCTGTCGATATCCTTGTTGGGGGCGAAGTGATCCGGCACCAGCGCCACCTTCTCCTTGTCGAACACTTTGGTGGCCCCCGCCTTTTTGAATTCCTGTATGGAAATCGGCGCGGTGATATCGTTGGCAAGGGCGATATCCACCTTGCAGTTAATCAGTTGGCCGGGCGCAACTTCTTTCAGCCCCGCGTGCGCGGCAAGTACTTTTTCGGTAATCGTCATTCCCATCTGGCAATCCCTCAATTGGTTTAAAAATAAGGGATAAATTCTAGCAGAATTCCGCTTTTCCGGATAGTGCTTACCGCCGGGCGCGGCGGATGACGCGGAAAACAATTTGCTTTACCAAAATCGCCGGGCCTGTGATAGTATTCACTCCTTCAAAACAGGGCAGTCGGGATGTGGCTCAGCCTGGTAGAGCACTCGCTTCGGGAGCGAGGGGTCGGTGGTTCAAATCCACTCATCCCGACCATTTTTCCGCGCAAAACACGGAAAAATGGCGGAGCGGGCGGGCACGTAAAACTACTTTATTCCCTTGTCCGTCAGGAACCGCGTATAGCGCTTATCCGTTCCGCACATATGCGTTTCCAGCCATTCGACGAGTGACCCCAGAACCTCCAGCATCATAAGAGCCTCGTTTCCCCGGTACCGGAGGTGGAAGTCCTCAAGCTTGCCGGAGAAACCATCATGCTCTTTTTTGTGGATTTCATACTCCGGGTAGCCGTACGCCAGCATCACCTCTTCTTCGGTGGCGAAATGCAATCTCGCGTAGGTTATCAGGTCGCAAATAATATCCTCCAGGACGTCCTTGCCTTTATTCGCCTGAATATTTGCAAAGAGATGGTTGATGATCCCCACGAGCGCCTTGTGCTCGTCGTCAAAAGACTTGATGCCGACGCTTAAGTTCCCATCCCACTTTACCGGAAGCGCAACCTGCTTCTTTTCCATTTTAATGCGCCTCCGCTTTGAAAATTATCATCACTCTCAAAATACACCTGTTTCCGCACGGCGTCCATGTGTAACGTAAAAACGCACCGCGTTCCCCACGCCGCCATGCGATTAAGGATTGTTTTTTCATCCCCCCTCCTTTACCATTAAATAAGCAGGGTATCAGCGGGCAACTTACAACGGCGAAGGGGTTAAACGGAGGTTATCCGGGAAATGTTAGTTTAAAAACATTTGGCGGGACTGTGGATGGGTGAACTGGTAAACACGGTTTTTACGGCGTTGGGGGGTGTTCCACCCGATCTGTTTGCGCCCGGCGCCGCCAACCACGCCGACACCATCGCGGCGGGATATTATGATCCCTCCCTCGTCGTGCTTTCCTATCTCATTGCCACCATAACCTCGTACGTGGCGCTTTTTCTTTCCGCGCGGGCCAGCGGCTTGAAATCGCCCTCGATGCGGCGGAGCTTGCTGCTTGTCGGCGGCGCCAGCATGGGAGGCGGCATCTTCTCTATGCACTTCATAGGCATGATAGCCTTCCATCTGCCGATGGCTGTACACTACGATCCCGGCCTCACCATCCTTTCCCTTCTCATAGCGGTCTCCGGGGCGCTTTACGCCCTCTCCACCGTCTCGCGCGGATACTTGAAGCCGCGGCAGATGCTGCTTAACGGAACGGTGATGGGGCTGGTTATCGCCGCAATGCACTATGTCGGCATGGCCGCCATGCGGCTGGAAGCGGCGATCCGCTACCGGCCAGGACTGTTCGCCTTTTCGCTTGTTATCGCCATCACGGCCGCCACGGCGGCGCTTTGGCTGATGCGCTCTTTCAAGGAAGAGATCGTCGGCGGAAAACAGCAATTGATGTGGGGAAGCGCCGCGCTTATGGGGCTTGCGGTATGCGGCATGCACTACACCGGCATGGCGGCCGCCATCTATTACCCCCTTCCAGGAGGCGAAGCGCCACCCCATGCGGGAATGCCACACGATATGCTGACGCTGTTGGTCACGGGCGTCATTGTGGTAATCCTCTGCCTGGCGGTCATTTTCGCCTTCCAACTTGAGATTGTGGAACGAAGACGGGCGGAAGAAGAGCTCCGCCGCCTCGCCACCGCCATCGAACACACCGCGCAAACGGTCATCATCACCGACGCGGCGGGAAATATTATCTACGCGAACCCCGCCTTCGAAAAAATCACCGGTTACACCGTAGTGGAGGCCATCGGTAAAACCCCGCGTTTCCTGAAAAGCGGACGCCAAACGCCGGACTTCTACACACACCTCTGGCAAACGATCACCGCGGGCCGCACATGGGAAGGGATACTGGTCAACAGGAAAAAAAATGGCGCCCTTTACGAAGAGCGCGCCTCTATTTCCCCCATCGTGAACGGTGATGGCACGGTGGT
The Nitrospinota bacterium DNA segment above includes these coding regions:
- a CDS encoding 3-isopropylmalate dehydratase small subunit yields the protein MFGADVDTDAIIPARYLTTIDPVELAKHVMEDADPEFPKKVKAGDVIVAQKNFGCGSSREHAPIAIKGARVSCVIAKSFARIFYRNAFNMGLPIFESADAPDRIKPGDELEVDMNTGVIKNITRNESYQAAPIPPFMQQLIEAGGLMASIKKKMGVN
- a CDS encoding hemerythrin family protein; protein product: MEKKQVALPVKWDGNLSVGIKSFDDEHKALVGIINHLFANIQANKGKDVLEDIICDLITYARLHFATEEEVMLAYGYPEYEIHKKEHDGFSGKLEDFHLRYRGNEALMMLEVLGSLVEWLETHMCGTDKRYTRFLTDKGIK
- a CDS encoding PAS domain S-box protein, which encodes MGELVNTVFTALGGVPPDLFAPGAANHADTIAAGYYDPSLVVLSYLIATITSYVALFLSARASGLKSPSMRRSLLLVGGASMGGGIFSMHFIGMIAFHLPMAVHYDPGLTILSLLIAVSGALYALSTVSRGYLKPRQMLLNGTVMGLVIAAMHYVGMAAMRLEAAIRYRPGLFAFSLVIAITAATAALWLMRSFKEEIVGGKQQLMWGSAALMGLAVCGMHYTGMAAAIYYPLPGGEAPPHAGMPHDMLTLLVTGVIVVILCLAVIFAFQLEIVERRRAEEELRRLATAIEHTAQTVIITDAAGNIIYANPAFEKITGYTVVEAIGKTPRFLKSGRQTPDFYTHLWQTITAGRTWEGILVNRKKNGALYEERASISPIVNGDGTVVSFVALKSDITMENALRRIKDRISAVISHELCTPLAELQLAGFLAASLEGGNGAPTSLAKLQAAIKGSFTDFERIATDTSLFTSLSMPKERTVFTAFFLHPLILSCVANAREMMKRENRFLTLEPDVDAIDVSFQMTGNDNMVVQAVNRVLSNAIKYTPDGKMIRIAANIGPEGVVLTIRDEGSGIPPERLEMIFEPYYSLDDPLKHSTSQYAFRGGGIGLGLSITRLIMDYHGGLLTVESEGGEKGTIVKLTFPRERIASPFVKDGDAYNIGQVIAT
- the leuC gene encoding 3-isopropylmalate dehydratase large subunit, with product MGMTITEKVLAAHAGLKEVAPGQLINCKVDIALANDITAPISIQEFKKAGATKVFDKEKVALVPDHFAPNKDIDSANQVKLVREFALEQKLTHFWDVGRMGVEHTLLPEQGVVGPGDLVIGADSHTCTYGALGAFASGVGSTDLAAAMITGEAWYRVPETMLFNLKGKPAKWITGKDVILYIIGKIGVDGALYKAMEYTGDGAGHLSLDDRLTICNMAIEAGAKNGIFTPDEKTKAYVEGRFKRTPKYYASDADAKYCERMDIDLATMEMQVAFPHLPSNTRAIGKVGTVKVDQVVVGSCTNGRYSDLKIAADLMRGKKVAKGVRMIVIPATQDIYKQAMKDGLLEVFIDAEAVVSTPTCGPCLGGHMGILGAGEKALTTTNRNFVGRMGHRTSEVYLAGPAVAAATAILGKISSPEEVL